From a single Bacillus gobiensis genomic region:
- a CDS encoding alpha/beta hydrolase produces the protein MADISNADSEIKVLDWEQNINSYVQLIPNIEFSNVEGTSLKLNLLVYRNPMDALFNRDGNQEKYPLIIYLQGSGWGWTEQDTFGFLPQLVDFAKQGYVIASVQYRGSSEAIFPAQIQDVKTAVRFLKANAFQYNIDPQKVGVWGDSSGGHLALLLGLTEGIEEFDGDREYPHESTHVQAIVDWFGPTEILTMSQFPSAFDHDSPQSPESKLIGGAVQENKEKARKASPIEYVHPDAPPILMMHGDQDDVVPYEQSVQFFKALKQAGNDATLYKITGAGHIAFTQPHTLETVKSFFYSHLIES, from the coding sequence ATGGCGGATATCAGCAATGCAGATTCAGAAATTAAAGTTCTAGATTGGGAGCAAAACATTAATTCCTATGTCCAATTGATTCCAAATATTGAGTTTTCAAACGTAGAGGGTACGTCATTGAAGCTAAATTTATTAGTATATAGAAACCCTATGGATGCGTTATTTAACAGGGATGGTAACCAAGAAAAATATCCTTTGATTATTTATTTGCAAGGCAGTGGATGGGGATGGACGGAGCAGGATACTTTTGGCTTCTTGCCGCAGCTTGTTGATTTTGCGAAACAAGGCTACGTCATCGCGAGTGTGCAATACAGAGGGAGCAGCGAAGCTATTTTCCCTGCGCAAATTCAGGATGTAAAAACTGCTGTACGTTTCTTAAAAGCAAATGCCTTCCAATATAACATTGATCCACAGAAAGTAGGTGTATGGGGAGATTCTTCAGGCGGGCATTTGGCTCTTTTACTGGGATTAACAGAAGGAATTGAAGAGTTTGATGGAGATCGGGAATATCCCCACGAATCTACTCACGTTCAAGCTATTGTAGACTGGTTTGGTCCGACAGAAATCCTCACCATGAGCCAATTCCCGTCAGCCTTTGACCATGATTCTCCCCAATCGCCGGAATCTAAGCTTATTGGCGGGGCTGTTCAGGAAAACAAAGAGAAAGCGAGAAAAGCTAGTCCAATTGAATACGTGCACCCTGATGCACCACCCATTTTAATGATGCATGGGGATCAAGACGATGTCGTACCATATGAGCAAAGCGTACAATTTTTTAAAGCACTTAAACAAGCAGGAAATGACGCAACCTTATATAAAATAACAGGTGCCGGACATATAGCTTTTACTCAACCCCACACGCTTGAAACAGTTAAATCATTCTTTTATTCACATTTGATAGAGTCGTAA
- the htpG gene encoding molecular chaperone HtpG, which translates to MEKIQFKAESKRLLEMMINSIYSQKEIFLRELISNASDAIDKIYYKALTDDTLTFEQGNYYIKVDADKENRTLKISDTGIGMTKEELEDHLGVIAKSGSLAFKKENEMKDGQDIIGQFGVGFYSSFMVADTVTVITKALGSDEAYKWESQGADGYTIDTHPKETVGTEIILKIKENTEDETYDEYLEEYRLQSIIKKYSDFIRYPIKMDVTERKPKEDSENEFEDIQEEKTINSMVPIWRKNKNELKDEDYENFYSEKHYGFDKPLKHIHISVDGAVRYNAILFIPEQIPFDYYSKEFEKGLELYSNGVLIMEKCADLLPDYFSFVKGMVDSEDLSLNISREILQQDRQLKLIAKNIKNKIKSQLQGLLKDDREKYKKFYESFGRQLKYGVYSDYGSHKDVLQNLLMFYSSKEKELVTLDEYVSRMPEDQKYIYYASGESHERIEKLPQTEIVAEKGYEILYFTDEVDEFAIRVLTNFKEKEFRSVSSGDLGIEVKESETDTESEEKDNKDLFEYMKTTLSGKVKDVRVSKRLKTHPVCLSTDGEVSIEMEKILKSMPNNQNIQAEKVLEINTNHEVFKSLQEAFETDKEKVNLYTNLLYNQALLIEGLPVNDPVEFTNDICKIMV; encoded by the coding sequence ATGGAAAAAATACAATTTAAAGCAGAGTCTAAACGGTTGTTAGAAATGATGATTAACTCGATTTATTCTCAAAAAGAGATCTTTTTAAGAGAGTTAATTTCAAATGCAAGCGATGCAATCGACAAAATCTACTACAAAGCTTTAACCGATGACACTTTAACGTTTGAGCAGGGCAATTATTACATAAAAGTGGATGCTGACAAGGAAAATCGAACGCTAAAGATTTCTGATACAGGAATCGGCATGACAAAAGAAGAGCTTGAAGATCACCTTGGAGTGATTGCCAAGAGCGGCTCGCTTGCCTTTAAAAAAGAAAATGAAATGAAGGATGGCCAGGATATCATCGGGCAATTTGGTGTCGGATTTTATTCATCCTTCATGGTAGCTGACACGGTTACCGTCATCACAAAAGCACTCGGCAGTGATGAAGCGTATAAGTGGGAATCTCAAGGTGCGGATGGTTACACGATAGATACGCATCCAAAAGAAACTGTGGGAACAGAGATTATTTTAAAAATCAAAGAAAATACAGAAGATGAAACGTATGATGAGTATTTAGAGGAGTATCGTTTACAATCGATCATAAAAAAATACTCTGATTTCATTCGCTACCCGATTAAAATGGACGTGACTGAAAGGAAGCCGAAAGAAGACAGCGAAAATGAATTTGAAGATATACAAGAAGAAAAAACAATCAATAGCATGGTTCCAATCTGGAGAAAGAATAAAAATGAGCTTAAGGACGAAGATTACGAGAATTTTTATTCGGAAAAGCATTACGGGTTTGACAAGCCTTTAAAGCATATTCATATCAGTGTTGATGGAGCTGTGAGGTACAATGCCATTTTATTTATACCTGAGCAAATTCCGTTTGACTATTATTCAAAGGAATTTGAAAAGGGATTAGAGCTTTATTCGAATGGCGTATTAATTATGGAAAAATGCGCTGATTTGCTTCCGGATTATTTTAGCTTCGTTAAAGGAATGGTCGACTCTGAAGACTTATCACTTAACATTTCAAGAGAGATTTTACAGCAAGACCGCCAGTTGAAGCTTATCGCGAAAAACATTAAGAATAAAATCAAGAGTCAATTGCAAGGATTATTAAAAGACGATCGTGAGAAGTATAAAAAGTTCTATGAATCCTTTGGAAGACAGTTGAAATACGGGGTATACAGTGACTATGGCAGTCATAAAGATGTGCTGCAGAACTTATTGATGTTCTATTCATCCAAAGAGAAAGAGCTTGTCACTTTAGATGAATATGTATCAAGAATGCCTGAGGATCAAAAATACATTTATTACGCTTCCGGAGAAAGCCATGAACGGATTGAAAAACTGCCGCAGACGGAAATCGTAGCAGAAAAAGGGTATGAAATTTTATATTTCACCGATGAAGTGGATGAATTCGCAATCAGAGTGCTGACAAATTTTAAAGAAAAAGAATTCAGATCTGTCTCAAGCGGTGATCTAGGAATTGAAGTAAAAGAAAGCGAGACGGATACAGAGTCAGAGGAGAAGGACAACAAAGACCTCTTTGAATATATGAAAACGACGCTGTCCGGCAAAGTAAAGGATGTACGGGTATCAAAACGATTAAAGACCCATCCAGTCTGTTTATCCACTGATGGCGAAGTAAGTATCGAAATGGAAAAAATCCTGAAATCGATGCCGAATAACCAAAACATTCAAGCGGAAAAGGTTTTGGAAATTAATACGAATCATGAAGTGTTCAAGTCATTACAGGAAGCATTTGAAACTGATAAAGAAAAAGTCAATTTATATACAAATCTATTGTACAATCAAGCGCTTCTTATTGAAGGATTGCCGGTCAACGATCCCGTCGAGTTTACAAACGACATTTGCAAGATCATGGTGTGA
- a CDS encoding Rrf2 family transcriptional regulator has product MRISNRFTIAVHMLSLIAVRTDLLTSEQIADSVNTNPVIIRQISRLLKKSGLIDVRRGSGGAYLLKDASDISLYNVYKAVDVVLEGELFHTHENPNPNCWVGANINQVLELFLLKAQTAMEDILKEVSIQEITEFIIQKKNASQEA; this is encoded by the coding sequence ATGAGAATTAGCAACCGGTTCACGATCGCCGTTCATATGTTATCTCTGATAGCGGTCCGTACAGACCTTCTTACTTCAGAGCAAATCGCGGACAGCGTAAATACGAATCCTGTGATTATCCGTCAAATCAGCAGGTTACTAAAAAAATCAGGATTGATTGATGTGAGAAGGGGTTCGGGAGGAGCATATTTATTAAAAGATGCTAGCGATATTTCCTTATATAATGTATATAAAGCAGTTGATGTCGTTTTGGAAGGCGAGCTTTTCCACACTCATGAAAATCCGAACCCGAATTGTTGGGTCGGAGCAAATATTAATCAGGTTCTGGAGCTTTTTTTATTAAAAGCGCAAACAGCCATGGAGGATATACTAAAGGAAGTTTCAATACAAGAAATAACTGAGTTTATTATCCAAAAAAAGAATGCTTCTCAGGAAGCATAA
- a CDS encoding SulP family inorganic anion transporter has product MTVLQDIKPNFTSIRLNVMAGITTVLALIPDSLAFAFIAGVNPMISIYSTISILILISIFGGRPGMVSATAGSMAVLMTALVAENGIEYLFAATILTGIIQLLMGAFRLGKLMRFVPHSVITAFVNSLAILIFLAQLHYFEDQSWGMYVMIAGTLLVIYLIPKFTSVVPSPLVAIVIMTLVYSFLPGGNLQTVGDLANLSTSLPLPHVPNIPFTLDTLWVILPTSLSLAIVGYAETLLTQSKIDEMTDTKTSKDKEIRGQGIANTATGFIGGMAGCALVAESYLNVKNGGTTRLSTIVSGVVFLLFIFVFSDLVSMIPIAALVGVMFYVCSEIFDWDYLRNIRNTPISEVVIMVTTVLVVLATHNLAIGVLIGVLLSVLQYAYKSAKLEVTNDWNGEEKVYHVKGQLFFVTAETLKEKIDLTDNSKMVCIDLSLAHVWDHSAHMALDNISSSLVDKGKKVRFHGW; this is encoded by the coding sequence ATGACTGTTTTGCAAGATATAAAACCTAACTTTACCAGTATACGTCTAAATGTAATGGCAGGTATTACAACCGTTCTCGCACTAATCCCAGACTCCTTGGCTTTTGCGTTTATTGCCGGTGTGAATCCGATGATCAGCATTTATTCGACCATCAGCATCCTAATACTCATTTCAATTTTCGGCGGAAGGCCGGGAATGGTCTCAGCAACTGCCGGCTCAATGGCGGTATTAATGACAGCTCTGGTGGCTGAAAATGGTATCGAATACTTATTTGCTGCAACGATACTTACGGGAATTATTCAATTATTGATGGGAGCATTTCGACTAGGGAAGCTCATGAGGTTTGTGCCGCATTCGGTTATCACTGCATTTGTTAATTCTCTTGCTATTCTTATTTTTTTAGCACAGCTGCATTACTTTGAAGATCAATCCTGGGGAATGTACGTTATGATTGCTGGAACACTCCTTGTAATTTATTTAATACCGAAATTTACCTCGGTCGTACCGTCGCCGCTTGTTGCTATCGTGATTATGACGCTTGTCTACTCTTTTTTACCAGGAGGGAATTTGCAGACAGTAGGTGATCTGGCTAATTTATCAACGTCTCTGCCGCTTCCGCATGTTCCGAATATTCCTTTTACCCTTGATACGCTTTGGGTAATCCTCCCAACGTCTCTGTCACTCGCAATTGTCGGATATGCAGAGACTTTACTTACGCAATCAAAGATTGATGAAATGACGGATACGAAGACGAGTAAAGACAAGGAAATAAGAGGACAAGGGATTGCAAATACAGCCACCGGATTCATCGGAGGGATGGCAGGCTGTGCATTGGTTGCTGAATCCTATCTGAATGTGAAAAATGGTGGAACAACAAGGCTGTCTACGATCGTTTCAGGGGTTGTGTTTCTATTATTTATTTTTGTATTTAGTGATCTTGTTTCTATGATTCCGATTGCTGCACTCGTTGGAGTGATGTTTTATGTATGCAGCGAAATTTTCGATTGGGACTACTTACGCAATATCCGGAATACCCCGATCTCCGAAGTGGTTATCATGGTCACGACGGTACTGGTTGTTCTCGCTACACATAACCTGGCAATTGGTGTGCTCATTGGTGTATTGCTAAGTGTCTTACAATATGCTTATAAATCTGCAAAGCTGGAAGTAACGAACGATTGGAACGGGGAAGAAAAGGTCTATCACGTAAAAGGGCAGCTCTTCTTTGTAACGGCAGAGACTTTGAAGGAAAAGATTGATTTGACTGATAACTCGAAAATGGTTTGTATTGATCTAAGCCTTGCCCACGTATGGGACCATTCCGCTCATATGGCTTTGGATAATATCAGTTCCAGTCTTGTTGATAAAGGGAAAAAAGTAAGGTTTCACGGCTGGTAG
- a CDS encoding glycoside hydrolase family 31 protein: MLKLTQLFRVMIAAALVMVVSLPSTITTTFAAPAGGQTPAAQPEPDTPLNKDNLQTFTVTGVKNLKNGVQFDLGEYKAFIRLYSEDLAKVSVLKNGQKEFDSPAIHKKDWKTPSFETSDGQDEYTITTKELTIKINKSKFGVKFLDKQGNVINEDYMKNGASSGYENGKPYVFKKTNKEENFYGFGEQGGLNLNKRGKSVGMWNTDAFGYSKDTKYLYTSIPFFMGLKDKKAYGILFDNSHRSYYEMASESDDYYYFYANGGPLTYYFMYGPEISNVIDRYTELTGKMDLPAEWTLGLHQSKWEYTPDEIVNVAKTYREKKIPLDTMHFDIDYMQDYRVFTWDQKYKDALKRLKQMEGFHAIAINDPGVKKDENYSVYKEGTAKDYWAKNPDGSNFVGPVWPGDSVFPDFSKEEVRNWWAKSHKPLFDAGIDGIWNDMNEPSVFRDDDKHNNTMPLDTYFGSDENKIYSTEFHNLFGHRENEGTHKAWSMYKPNERPFILTRDMFAGSQRYAAIWTGDNTSNWEHLQMSMPMNMNIGLSGVSFVGNDIGGFASSADSELFTRWIEVGAFLPFSRIHYMPDPKNYGQEPWRFGPEAEKTSKKYIEMRYKLLPYLYNAFKDSSETGKPVQQPLVYHFQEDEKTYNVSDQFMFGDSMMLAPVVKKGQTSRKVYLPKGETWIDFWTKKEYKGGQTITVDAPLDHLPIFMKEDSIVPTREVQQYTGEKELTNLVLDTYVDDEANYSFYEDDGKSLNHKKGEFDITNFSIEEKRNKIEFKKSMEADRFDSDIEQYTLKLNNEEAPEKVYAARNNYKAVDSLKDMTKTKRSYFYDEETKTIYINIPVEESKKVQIKFN; encoded by the coding sequence ATGCTAAAACTTACACAATTATTCAGAGTCATGATTGCAGCAGCTCTAGTAATGGTTGTATCCTTGCCTTCAACCATTACAACAACGTTTGCGGCGCCAGCAGGGGGGCAAACACCGGCAGCTCAGCCTGAACCGGATACTCCCCTTAATAAGGATAATTTGCAAACGTTTACTGTAACCGGTGTCAAAAATTTAAAGAATGGCGTTCAATTTGATTTAGGCGAATATAAGGCTTTCATTCGTCTATATTCAGAAGATCTAGCGAAAGTTTCCGTTTTAAAAAATGGGCAAAAGGAGTTTGATTCTCCGGCCATTCATAAAAAGGATTGGAAAACACCTAGCTTCGAAACGTCGGATGGACAAGATGAGTATACGATTACAACAAAAGAGCTTACGATTAAAATCAATAAATCCAAGTTTGGTGTGAAATTTTTAGACAAGCAAGGAAACGTCATCAATGAAGATTACATGAAAAATGGCGCTTCCTCAGGATATGAAAATGGAAAGCCGTACGTATTTAAAAAGACAAATAAAGAGGAAAACTTTTACGGCTTCGGGGAACAAGGAGGATTAAACTTAAATAAACGCGGCAAAAGTGTCGGAATGTGGAATACGGATGCCTTCGGCTATTCAAAGGATACAAAGTATCTTTACACTTCCATTCCTTTCTTTATGGGTCTGAAGGATAAAAAAGCTTACGGTATTCTTTTTGATAACTCGCATCGTTCCTACTATGAAATGGCCAGTGAGTCGGATGATTACTATTACTTCTATGCAAACGGCGGCCCGCTCACCTATTACTTCATGTACGGTCCGGAAATTTCAAACGTGATTGATCGATATACAGAACTTACCGGAAAAATGGATCTGCCGGCCGAATGGACACTGGGTCTTCATCAAAGCAAATGGGAATATACACCTGATGAGATTGTGAATGTCGCGAAAACCTACCGGGAGAAAAAGATTCCGTTAGATACGATGCATTTCGACATTGATTACATGCAAGATTACAGGGTATTTACGTGGGATCAAAAATACAAAGATGCGTTGAAGCGATTAAAACAGATGGAAGGCTTCCATGCCATTGCTATTAATGATCCTGGTGTAAAGAAAGATGAAAATTACAGCGTTTATAAGGAAGGAACAGCGAAAGATTATTGGGCGAAAAACCCTGACGGCAGCAATTTTGTGGGTCCGGTTTGGCCAGGCGATTCCGTGTTCCCTGATTTTTCAAAAGAAGAAGTTCGCAATTGGTGGGCAAAAAGCCATAAACCCCTTTTTGATGCAGGAATTGACGGCATCTGGAACGACATGAATGAACCGTCTGTGTTTAGGGATGACGACAAACACAACAACACGATGCCGCTGGATACTTACTTTGGATCAGATGAAAACAAAATTTACTCAACAGAATTCCATAATTTGTTTGGCCATCGAGAAAACGAAGGAACCCATAAAGCATGGTCCATGTATAAACCGAATGAACGTCCGTTTATTTTAACGCGTGATATGTTTGCAGGTTCTCAACGCTATGCAGCGATATGGACAGGAGACAATACAAGCAACTGGGAGCATTTGCAAATGTCCATGCCGATGAACATGAATATCGGATTATCAGGAGTATCCTTTGTCGGAAATGACATTGGCGGTTTCGCATCCAGTGCGGACAGCGAACTTTTCACACGCTGGATCGAAGTCGGCGCTTTCCTTCCATTTTCCCGGATTCACTACATGCCGGATCCGAAGAATTACGGTCAGGAGCCTTGGAGATTTGGACCGGAAGCAGAAAAAACTTCGAAAAAGTATATTGAAATGCGCTACAAGCTCTTGCCATACCTGTACAATGCATTTAAAGACTCTTCCGAAACGGGCAAACCTGTTCAGCAGCCGCTTGTTTATCACTTCCAAGAAGACGAGAAAACCTATAACGTCAGCGACCAATTTATGTTCGGTGATTCCATGATGCTTGCTCCGGTTGTCAAGAAAGGTCAAACAAGCCGTAAGGTCTACTTGCCTAAAGGAGAAACATGGATCGATTTCTGGACGAAAAAAGAATATAAAGGCGGCCAAACGATTACTGTCGATGCTCCGCTTGATCATTTGCCAATCTTTATGAAAGAAGATTCAATCGTACCAACTCGCGAGGTACAGCAATACACAGGTGAAAAAGAATTAACAAACCTTGTTCTTGATACTTACGTAGACGACGAAGCAAACTATAGCTTCTACGAAGACGACGGCAAATCGCTTAACCACAAAAAAGGCGAATTCGATATAACAAACTTCAGCATTGAAGAAAAACGAAACAAAATCGAATTCAAGAAATCAATGGAAGCTGATCGCTTCGATTCTGACATTGAGCAATATACGCTTAAGCTCAATAATGAAGAAGCTCCGGAAAAAGTATATGCAGCACGCAACAATTATAAAGCAGTTGATTCTTTAAAAGACATGACAAAGACTAAACGTTCCTATTTCTACGATGAAGAAACCAAAACGATTTATATCAATATTCCTGTAGAAGAAAGCAAAAAAGTCCAGATCAAATTTAATTAA
- a CDS encoding ABC transporter ATP-binding protein codes for MIELNGVSKQYGSFSALNHINLSFKEGEFIAILGPSGCGKTTLLRLLAGFIKPSEGSIFLNEEEIASPKRLVKPEKRNIGMVFQSFALWPHLTVQEHVEFALKHHRFTKNQSKQQQEERVHDVLKMVEMEAFKHRYPSELSGGQRQRVALARAIVPEPVLLLMDEPLSALDAELRMEMRKEIQSIHQQTKATIVYVTHDQSEALAMADRIIVMNNGIVEQADTPEVIYTKPETVFVSTFVGKSNLIQGQWTKQNVFIPDGFPMVEWEDIGISQELKNQNLFPVRPEQWKIGDPTENSIVGVVSFVQFQGNEIHYNVKIEKQMLTLYSPAFQERYQPGDIVGLTLAVEKKKGDNKTNDRFAHSFRVL; via the coding sequence ATGATTGAACTTAACGGCGTGAGCAAGCAATATGGTTCGTTTTCTGCATTGAATCATATTAACCTTTCATTTAAAGAAGGAGAATTTATTGCGATCCTTGGTCCTTCTGGCTGTGGAAAAACGACCCTGCTCAGGCTTCTGGCCGGATTTATCAAACCGAGTGAAGGCAGCATTTTTCTAAACGAAGAAGAAATTGCCTCGCCTAAACGGCTTGTAAAGCCTGAAAAACGAAATATAGGCATGGTTTTTCAATCATTCGCGCTTTGGCCGCATTTAACCGTGCAAGAGCACGTTGAATTTGCCCTTAAACACCACAGGTTTACCAAAAACCAATCCAAACAGCAGCAAGAGGAACGCGTTCACGACGTTCTGAAAATGGTGGAAATGGAAGCCTTTAAACACCGGTATCCTTCTGAACTTTCCGGAGGCCAAAGACAGAGGGTCGCACTGGCAAGAGCCATCGTGCCGGAACCTGTCCTGCTTTTGATGGATGAGCCGTTGAGTGCCCTCGATGCAGAGCTCAGAATGGAAATGAGGAAAGAAATTCAATCCATCCATCAACAGACAAAAGCAACAATTGTCTATGTCACCCACGACCAAAGTGAAGCACTCGCCATGGCTGATAGAATCATCGTCATGAATAACGGAATCGTTGAACAGGCAGACACTCCTGAAGTGATCTATACTAAGCCGGAAACTGTCTTCGTTTCAACATTTGTGGGCAAAAGCAACCTGATCCAAGGACAGTGGACGAAGCAAAATGTATTTATTCCGGATGGTTTCCCTATGGTAGAATGGGAGGATATCGGCATTTCACAAGAACTTAAGAATCAGAACCTCTTCCCTGTAAGACCGGAGCAATGGAAAATCGGCGACCCCACGGAAAACAGTATTGTCGGTGTGGTATCATTTGTCCAATTTCAAGGAAACGAAATCCATTATAATGTTAAAATAGAAAAGCAAATGCTCACTCTTTATTCACCAGCTTTTCAAGAGCGGTACCAGCCTGGTGATATTGTTGGACTGACTTTGGCAGTTGAAAAAAAGAAAGGAGATAATAAAACCAATGATCGATTTGCACATTCATTCCGTGTTCTCTGA
- a CDS encoding chromate transporter, with amino-acid sequence MGSKALNKENGGASIRSLLEILIVSTRLGLTSFGGPIAHLGYFHEEYIRRRKWMDEKSYADLVALCQFLPGPASSQVGIGIGVMRAGVIGGIVAFLGFTLPSVIALIMMALILQGLQIGDAGWIHGLKMVAVAVVAHAIIGMAQKLTPDVKRKTIALIALVVTLLWQTAYTQVGIILLSAMIGYFIFKQPEEKDDSRIHFPISRRFAIFCLLLFFGLLVGLPILRDITSLQWVAMVDSFYRSGSLVFGGGHVVLPLLEREFVHPGWISKETFLAGYGAAQAVPGPLFTFAAYLGTIMNGWLGGLLATVAIFLPAFLLIFGTLPFWESLRRNEKVKGALMGVNAAVVGILISAFYEPIWTSSILAPIDFAFAAILFSMLAFWKLQPWMIVVFGAIGGFLINL; translated from the coding sequence GTGGGAAGTAAAGCGTTAAATAAAGAAAATGGCGGGGCTTCCATTCGATCTTTGTTAGAAATATTAATCGTTTCAACAAGACTTGGTTTGACTTCTTTTGGAGGTCCAATTGCCCATTTAGGATATTTTCATGAAGAATATATTCGCAGAAGAAAATGGATGGATGAAAAGAGCTATGCTGATTTAGTCGCTTTATGCCAATTTCTCCCCGGTCCTGCCAGCAGCCAGGTTGGTATTGGCATCGGAGTCATGCGTGCAGGTGTAATTGGTGGAATCGTTGCTTTTCTTGGCTTCACATTACCCTCAGTTATTGCACTCATTATGATGGCATTAATTTTGCAAGGACTGCAAATTGGAGATGCAGGCTGGATACATGGATTGAAAATGGTTGCTGTAGCAGTTGTTGCACACGCCATTATCGGAATGGCGCAGAAGTTAACCCCGGATGTAAAACGAAAAACGATTGCACTAATCGCATTAGTAGTAACGCTATTATGGCAGACGGCATACACACAGGTGGGGATCATTTTATTATCTGCAATGATTGGATATTTTATTTTTAAACAGCCTGAAGAAAAAGATGATTCCAGAATTCATTTCCCTATTTCACGTCGTTTTGCAATTTTTTGCTTATTATTATTTTTTGGATTGCTTGTTGGTCTCCCTATTTTGAGGGACATTACTTCATTACAATGGGTTGCTATGGTGGATAGCTTCTATCGCTCAGGCTCTCTTGTGTTTGGAGGAGGACATGTTGTCTTGCCGCTTCTTGAGCGTGAATTTGTACATCCTGGATGGATAAGCAAAGAAACCTTTCTTGCCGGATATGGCGCTGCACAAGCCGTTCCAGGTCCGCTATTTACATTTGCAGCATATTTAGGGACGATCATGAATGGCTGGCTTGGCGGGTTATTAGCGACGGTTGCCATCTTCTTACCAGCTTTTCTACTGATTTTTGGCACACTGCCATTTTGGGAAAGTTTACGTCGAAACGAAAAAGTTAAAGGTGCACTAATGGGCGTCAATGCAGCAGTGGTGGGGATATTAATCTCTGCATTTTATGAACCAATCTGGACAAGTTCTATTCTGGCACCAATTGATTTCGCCTTCGCTGCTATCTTATTTAGTATGCTGGCTTTTTGGAAGCTGCAGCCGTGGATGATCGTAGTCTTTGGGGCGATTGGCGGATTTCTTATCAACCTATAA
- a CDS encoding PHP domain-containing protein — protein MIDLHIHSVFSDGHWTPEEIIADAQKKKLTDIAITDHDAIQGYQEAKKLAPSNLNLISGIELNTDGVYGELHILGYNFDPEHPSMLGHISWRSQERKDWGKKIVDRLNELGYTISFDKCLDRVGKGVLVRTHIAEELAAAGYFPNWKEAHQALLKKGKPGFVERSPFSAVNAIDLIHEAGGEAFLAHPGIYIKPFSLEELVAAGLDGIEVWHPKHSSADVEYWEKQAERFGMTVSGGSDFHGPVSRNPFPIGSVEIPEWAETAVKKLVTN, from the coding sequence ATGATCGATTTGCACATTCATTCCGTGTTCTCTGACGGACATTGGACACCGGAAGAAATCATTGCAGACGCCCAGAAAAAGAAGCTTACTGATATCGCAATTACCGACCATGACGCGATTCAAGGCTATCAAGAAGCAAAGAAGCTTGCTCCATCAAACTTGAACCTGATCTCCGGCATCGAGCTCAATACAGACGGTGTCTACGGTGAACTGCACATACTCGGATATAACTTCGATCCGGAACACCCTAGTATGCTAGGGCATATTTCCTGGAGATCTCAAGAACGAAAAGACTGGGGAAAAAAGATTGTTGATCGATTGAATGAACTTGGATATACGATTTCATTTGATAAATGTCTCGACCGTGTCGGGAAAGGTGTTCTCGTGCGTACTCACATCGCCGAGGAGCTTGCTGCCGCCGGTTATTTCCCTAATTGGAAGGAAGCACACCAAGCATTGCTGAAAAAAGGAAAGCCCGGGTTTGTCGAACGTAGTCCCTTTTCCGCTGTAAATGCGATTGATCTCATCCATGAAGCAGGAGGAGAAGCCTTTCTCGCCCACCCAGGCATTTATATAAAACCATTTTCATTAGAAGAACTTGTTGCTGCAGGTTTAGATGGAATTGAAGTTTGGCATCCTAAGCACAGTTCGGCTGATGTTGAATACTGGGAGAAGCAAGCTGAACGATTCGGCATGACTGTTTCCGGCGGAAGTGATTTTCATGGGCCTGTATCAAGGAATCCATTTCCAATTGGAAGTGTGGAGATTCCGGAGTGGGCTGAAACAGCGGTAAAGAAATTAGTCACCAATTAA